A part of Silvimonas soli genomic DNA contains:
- the ilvC gene encoding ketol-acid reductoisomerase, with translation MKVYYDKDADLSLIKGKQVTIVGYGSQGHAHALNLKDSGVNVTIGLRKGGASWSKAESTGFPVKEVAEAVKGADVVMILLPDENQPDVYNKDIAPNIKQGAALAFAHGFNIHYNQIVPRADLDVIMIAPKGPGHTVRSEYLKGGGVPSLIAVYQDKSGKARDVALSYSAANGGTKGGVIETNFREETETDLFGEQAVLCGGAVELVKAGFETLTEAGYAPEMAYFECLHELKLIVDLMYEGGIANMNYSISNNAEYGEYLTGPEVITAATKEAMKKALYRIQSGEYAKQFILEGKTNYPGMTARRRLNAEHPIEKVGAQLRGMMPWIAKNKLVDQSKN, from the coding sequence ATGAAAGTTTATTACGATAAAGACGCTGACCTCTCCCTGATCAAGGGTAAACAAGTCACCATCGTTGGCTACGGCTCGCAAGGCCACGCCCACGCGCTGAACCTGAAAGACAGCGGCGTGAACGTGACCATCGGCCTGCGTAAAGGCGGCGCTTCGTGGTCCAAGGCAGAAAGCACCGGCTTCCCGGTTAAAGAAGTTGCCGAAGCCGTCAAGGGCGCGGATGTTGTCATGATTCTGCTGCCGGATGAAAACCAGCCAGACGTGTACAACAAAGATATCGCTCCGAACATCAAGCAAGGCGCTGCGCTGGCTTTCGCTCACGGTTTCAACATCCATTACAACCAGATCGTGCCGCGCGCTGACCTGGACGTCATCATGATCGCCCCGAAAGGCCCAGGCCACACCGTGCGTTCCGAGTACCTGAAGGGCGGTGGCGTACCTAGCCTGATCGCTGTGTACCAGGACAAGTCCGGCAAGGCCCGTGATGTCGCTCTGTCGTACTCTGCAGCCAACGGCGGCACCAAGGGCGGCGTGATCGAAACCAACTTCCGCGAAGAAACTGAAACCGACTTGTTCGGCGAACAAGCGGTGCTGTGTGGCGGCGCGGTGGAACTGGTGAAGGCTGGCTTCGAAACCCTGACCGAAGCGGGCTACGCTCCGGAAATGGCTTACTTTGAATGCCTGCACGAACTGAAGCTGATCGTTGATCTGATGTACGAAGGCGGCATCGCCAACATGAACTACTCGATCAGCAACAACGCCGAATACGGCGAATACCTGACCGGCCCGGAAGTCATCACCGCTGCTACCAAAGAAGCGATGAAGAAAGCGCTGTATCGCATCCAGTCCGGCGAATACGCCAAGCAGTTCATCCTGGAAGGCAAGACCAACTACCCAGGCATGACCGCTCGCCGTCGTCTGAACGCAGAACACCCAATCGAAAAGGTTGGTGCCCAACTGCGTGGCATGATGCCGTGGATCGCCAAGAACAAGCTGGTTGATCAGTCCAAGAACTAA
- the ilvN gene encoding acetolactate synthase small subunit produces the protein MRHILSTLIENEAGALSRVTGLFSARGYNIDSLTVQTTEDPTLSRMTIVTHGSDEVIEQITKQLNKLIEVVKVIDLNESEHIERELMLIKVRATGKDREEMKRMADIFRGRIIDVTEKTYTIELTGPGEKLDAFIKALDSAVILETVRTGASGIGRGERILKI, from the coding sequence ATGCGCCATATTCTGTCCACCCTCATCGAGAACGAAGCCGGGGCTTTGAGCCGGGTGACGGGCTTGTTTTCGGCCCGCGGTTATAACATCGACTCGCTTACCGTTCAGACCACTGAAGACCCGACACTGAGCCGCATGACGATTGTCACGCATGGCTCGGACGAAGTGATCGAGCAGATCACCAAGCAGCTGAACAAGCTGATTGAAGTGGTCAAGGTGATCGACTTGAATGAGTCCGAGCACATTGAGCGCGAGCTGATGCTGATCAAGGTCCGTGCCACCGGCAAAGATCGCGAAGAAATGAAACGGATGGCGGATATTTTCCGTGGCCGTATCATCGATGTGACCGAAAAGACCTACACGATTGAATTGACCGGCCCTGGTGAAAAGCTGGATGCTTTTATCAAGGCTCTGGATTCGGCCGTGATTCTGGAAACCGTGCGTACCGGCGCTTCTGGCATCGGTCGCGGTGAACGTATTCTTAAAATCTGA
- the ilvB gene encoding biosynthetic-type acetolactate synthase large subunit, translated as MEISGAEIMVRCLQEEGVEFVFGYPGGAVLEIYDAIFRQDAFKHVLVRHEQAAVHAADAYSRSSDKVGVALVTSGPGATNALTGIATAYMDSIPLVVISGQVGTNAIGLDAFQEVDMVGCSRPIVKHNFLVKDVRDLAETIKKAFHIAATGRPGPVVIDIPKDVSMLKTEFKYPESVTIRSYNPPTKGHPGQIKKAAQLIAEAKRPFLYVGGGAIQGRAAKEVTELATLLNLPTTNTLMGLGAIDGTHPNFVGMLGMHGTYEANLAMQYCDVLIAVGARFDDRVISVPNQFLSNAKKIIHIDVDPSSIAKRVKVDIPIVGDVKHVLTDMLALLRETGIRPAAEPLADWWKQINEWRKPNSLLYTPSTEVIKPQHVIQTLWDVTQGNAIVTSDVGQHQMWAAQYYKFRRPKQWINSGGLGTMGFGLPAAMGAQLANPDMQVACVTGEGSIQMNIQELSTCKQYHTPVKVLSLNNRYLGMVRQWQEFFYGTRYSESYMDALPDFVKVAEAYGHVGFLVENPADVEPVLKEAFSAKLKDRLVFIDFRTDQTENVFPMVQNGRGLNQMDLPPHMAGMQQVPFENNRDYGNLC; from the coding sequence ATGGAGATTTCGGGCGCTGAAATAATGGTGCGCTGTCTGCAGGAAGAAGGCGTTGAATTCGTCTTCGGCTATCCTGGCGGCGCTGTTCTGGAAATTTACGATGCCATCTTCCGCCAAGACGCATTCAAGCACGTGCTGGTCCGGCATGAGCAAGCTGCTGTCCACGCCGCTGATGCCTACTCGCGTTCCAGCGACAAGGTTGGCGTAGCGCTGGTCACCAGCGGCCCAGGCGCAACCAATGCGCTGACCGGCATCGCCACTGCTTATATGGACTCGATCCCGCTGGTGGTCATTTCTGGCCAGGTGGGTACCAATGCCATCGGCCTGGATGCCTTCCAGGAAGTGGACATGGTGGGTTGTTCGCGTCCTATCGTGAAACACAACTTCCTCGTGAAGGATGTGCGCGATCTGGCCGAAACCATCAAAAAAGCCTTCCACATTGCGGCAACCGGTCGACCGGGCCCGGTCGTCATCGACATCCCAAAAGATGTGTCGATGCTCAAGACGGAGTTCAAATACCCGGAATCGGTCACGATCCGCAGCTACAACCCGCCGACCAAGGGTCACCCGGGTCAGATCAAGAAAGCGGCACAGCTGATTGCTGAAGCCAAGCGGCCGTTCCTGTACGTGGGCGGTGGCGCCATTCAGGGCCGTGCCGCCAAAGAAGTCACCGAACTGGCCACGCTGCTGAATCTGCCGACGACCAACACACTGATGGGTCTAGGCGCCATTGACGGCACTCACCCCAACTTTGTTGGCATGCTGGGCATGCACGGTACGTATGAAGCCAATCTGGCCATGCAGTACTGTGACGTGCTGATCGCCGTTGGCGCACGCTTTGATGACCGCGTCATCTCGGTGCCGAACCAGTTCTTGTCCAACGCCAAGAAAATCATTCATATCGATGTGGACCCTTCCTCCATCGCCAAGCGCGTGAAGGTGGATATTCCTATCGTTGGTGATGTCAAACATGTTCTCACCGACATGCTGGCCTTGCTGCGCGAAACCGGCATCCGCCCGGCCGCCGAGCCGCTGGCAGACTGGTGGAAGCAGATCAATGAATGGCGCAAGCCCAACAGCTTGCTGTACACACCGTCGACCGAGGTCATCAAGCCACAGCACGTCATCCAGACCCTGTGGGATGTGACCCAGGGCAACGCGATTGTGACGTCCGACGTCGGCCAGCATCAGATGTGGGCGGCGCAGTATTACAAATTCCGTCGCCCCAAGCAGTGGATCAACTCCGGCGGTCTGGGCACGATGGGCTTTGGCTTGCCTGCCGCCATGGGCGCGCAACTGGCCAATCCGGACATGCAAGTTGCTTGCGTGACCGGCGAAGGCTCGATCCAGATGAACATTCAGGAACTCTCGACCTGCAAGCAGTACCACACGCCGGTCAAGGTGCTGAGCCTGAACAACCGTTATCTGGGCATGGTCCGTCAGTGGCAAGAGTTCTTCTACGGCACGCGTTATTCCGAGTCGTACATGGATGCACTGCCAGACTTCGTGAAGGTCGCCGAGGCCTACGGTCACGTTGGCTTCCTGGTTGAAAACCCGGCCGACGTTGAGCCGGTACTCAAGGAAGCCTTCAGCGCCAAGCTGAAAGATCGCCTGGTGTTTATCGACTTCCGTACCGATCAAACCGAAAACGTGTTCCCGATGGTGCAAAACGGGCGCGGGCTGAACCAGATGGATCTGCCCCCGCACATGGCCGGCATGCAGCAAGTGCCGTTTGAAAACAACCGTGACTACGGCAACTTGTGCTAA
- a CDS encoding RNA polymerase sigma factor, giving the protein MDATEKLAAFLAEVERRAFKQAQYAVQDEDTALDIVQDAMMRLADRYNARPPEEWPMLFQRILQNAIRDHFRRQKVRGFWVTLFSAFESKDDDGDAGDPMEWLGADMQAPSPEEEHDQARTMALIEEGVAQLPARQREAFMLRYWEELDVAETAAAMGCSQGSVKTHCSRATHALAIWLQRRGIDWYGTRGGT; this is encoded by the coding sequence CTGGACGCAACGGAAAAGCTGGCGGCATTTCTTGCCGAAGTAGAGCGCCGCGCGTTCAAGCAGGCGCAATACGCCGTGCAAGACGAAGACACCGCCCTGGATATTGTGCAAGACGCCATGATGCGTCTGGCCGACCGCTATAATGCGCGCCCGCCGGAGGAGTGGCCGATGCTGTTTCAGCGCATACTGCAAAATGCCATCCGTGATCATTTCCGCCGCCAGAAGGTGCGTGGCTTCTGGGTTACGCTGTTTTCTGCCTTCGAAAGCAAAGACGACGATGGCGACGCCGGCGACCCGATGGAATGGCTCGGCGCTGACATGCAGGCACCCAGCCCGGAAGAAGAGCACGATCAGGCGCGCACCATGGCTCTGATCGAAGAAGGGGTGGCACAATTGCCTGCACGTCAACGTGAGGCCTTCATGCTGCGTTACTGGGAAGAGCTGGACGTTGCAGAAACCGCCGCTGCCATGGGATGTTCGCAGGGCAGTGTCAAAACGCACTGCTCACGCGCCACGCATGCACTGGCAATCTGGCTGCAGCGGCGAGGCATCGATTGGTATGGTACACGGGGAGGGACATAA
- a CDS encoding DUF3619 family protein: protein MDRPSMQEREFGLKVKSVLDQAPVSANAQARLNTARRQAIARAAELQRRPVLVSRLAGMSHWLSEKWHEHPAAWGTGAAFVLAIAVGGWWQLQNQALGDADHAVDVQLLADEVPLDTFIDTRFEQWTNTPSTARD from the coding sequence ATGGATCGTCCGTCTATGCAAGAACGCGAATTCGGTTTGAAAGTGAAATCGGTGCTGGATCAAGCGCCGGTGAGTGCAAATGCCCAGGCTCGGCTGAACACGGCCCGACGCCAGGCGATTGCGCGCGCGGCCGAATTGCAGCGCCGCCCCGTGCTGGTTTCCCGCCTGGCTGGCATGTCGCACTGGTTATCCGAAAAATGGCATGAGCATCCAGCAGCGTGGGGGACCGGCGCCGCTTTTGTTTTGGCGATTGCCGTGGGTGGCTGGTGGCAGCTGCAGAACCAGGCGCTCGGTGATGCTGACCATGCGGTAGACGTACAACTGCTGGCAGACGAAGTGCCGCTGGACACCTTTATTGACACCCGGTTTGAGCAATGGACCAATACGCCATCTACCGCCCGCGATTGA
- a CDS encoding DUF3106 domain-containing protein: MDQYAIYRPRLIIAHVLLLGALLLPGLALADPAEWQGLDAAQRQVLAPVAGQWDQLPEDSKTMLLHVAKRYDTLSPEQQDRVRDRIGRWATMSHEERERARENYKKFKAMTPEQRQQIIQQTSVVKQQQPAPAAGKKR; this comes from the coding sequence ATGGACCAATACGCCATCTACCGCCCGCGATTGATCATTGCCCATGTTTTGCTGCTAGGCGCTTTGTTGCTGCCTGGATTGGCGTTGGCTGACCCGGCTGAATGGCAAGGGCTGGACGCGGCTCAACGTCAGGTTCTGGCGCCCGTCGCCGGGCAGTGGGACCAGTTGCCGGAAGATTCCAAAACCATGCTGTTGCATGTGGCCAAGCGCTACGACACGCTTTCGCCAGAACAGCAGGATCGCGTGCGTGACCGCATTGGCCGTTGGGCGACCATGAGTCACGAAGAGCGCGAACGCGCTCGCGAAAACTACAAAAAATTCAAAGCCATGACACCGGAACAACGCCAGCAGATCATCCAGCAAACCTCTGTCGTTAAACAGCAGCAACCAGCCCCGGCCGCTGGCAAGAAGCGTTAA
- a CDS encoding RDD family protein, which translates to MTELAHRAGWWRRFFAWWYELLLLIPVLLLAGALFQGVFQLLTQVPVDQISQLPWARNLSFGWLLVVMFGYFAWCWKRGGQTLAMKTWRLKLVALEDGGPLSWRAVSIRFLVCLICFAPVVPLWVEVRVDHSWLPWAQMSLAWCVIPFAWAWFDGDKQFLHDRLAGTRLVFAPKKPRQNQQEPAQA; encoded by the coding sequence ATGACTGAGCTTGCACATCGCGCCGGCTGGTGGCGCCGCTTTTTCGCCTGGTGGTATGAACTGCTGTTGCTGATCCCCGTCTTGCTGCTCGCAGGGGCCTTGTTCCAGGGTGTATTCCAGTTGCTGACCCAAGTGCCGGTTGACCAGATCTCCCAATTGCCATGGGCGCGTAATCTGTCGTTTGGGTGGCTGCTGGTGGTGATGTTTGGTTATTTTGCCTGGTGCTGGAAGCGCGGCGGCCAGACGCTGGCCATGAAAACCTGGCGGCTTAAACTGGTAGCGCTCGAAGATGGCGGGCCGCTCAGCTGGCGCGCGGTGTCGATCCGTTTTCTGGTGTGTTTGATCTGTTTTGCGCCGGTCGTGCCATTGTGGGTTGAAGTCCGGGTCGATCATTCATGGCTGCCATGGGCGCAAATGTCGCTGGCGTGGTGCGTAATCCCGTTTGCCTGGGCGTGGTTCGATGGCGACAAGCAGTTTCTGCATGATCGCCTCGCAGGTACGCGTTTAGTGTTTGCGCCGAAGAAACCGCGCCAGAACCAGCAAGAGCCCGCCCAAGCCTAA
- the lnt gene encoding apolipoprotein N-acyltransferase: MRFTPARYASPLLLTACGAISVFAYAPVNAFALMWLALAALFLVAGKAENPKRAALLGYVWGLGYFCANIYWIFISLHTFGGMPAWMAAGCVFLLAVYLAIFPALGAWLGHKLGNTRCIRVGLTLPTAFVLTEWLRGWLFTGFPWATVGTSQLPMTSMAGYAPILGVYGISLILALSLGVIAALPRNPKAWGAVAFTWLAGWGLTHVEWTQPIGKPVTVSLVQGAIPQDEKWAQEHYLDNLRIYLRLTRQAKGEIVILPETAIPSFLSDTPDWYLDYLRAAVAPRALVTGVPLTGQHVEEYYNSVMFLTDPKMPTYSKHHLVPFGEFVPLPWLFGWMYHYLNMPLSGFTPGGTKQAAFAIGPTTRLAANICYEDVYGREIIHALPEATLLVNVSNLAWFDGSWAAWQQTQMSQARALETGRMMLRATNTGMTAIIDNHGKLVSVLAEGKRGILEGTARNYVGMTPYARCSDWLALGLGGLLLVLARFLRRKH; the protein is encoded by the coding sequence ATGCGCTTTACCCCGGCCCGCTACGCTTCACCACTCCTGCTGACCGCTTGCGGCGCAATCAGCGTCTTTGCCTATGCCCCGGTTAACGCTTTTGCCTTGATGTGGCTGGCATTGGCAGCGCTGTTCCTGGTTGCCGGGAAAGCTGAAAATCCAAAGCGGGCGGCACTGCTGGGTTATGTGTGGGGGCTCGGCTATTTCTGCGCCAATATCTACTGGATCTTCATCAGCCTGCATACATTTGGTGGCATGCCAGCGTGGATGGCGGCTGGTTGCGTGTTTTTGCTGGCAGTTTATCTGGCCATCTTCCCGGCCTTGGGCGCCTGGCTAGGCCACAAGCTGGGCAATACTCGCTGCATCCGGGTCGGACTGACCTTACCCACGGCATTTGTTTTGACCGAATGGCTGCGTGGCTGGTTGTTTACCGGTTTTCCTTGGGCCACCGTCGGCACGTCACAGTTGCCGATGACGTCGATGGCGGGTTATGCGCCGATTCTGGGCGTGTATGGCATCAGCTTGATTCTGGCCTTGTCGCTTGGCGTGATCGCAGCACTCCCGCGCAATCCCAAAGCGTGGGGTGCAGTGGCATTCACCTGGCTGGCTGGCTGGGGTTTGACGCACGTGGAATGGACCCAACCCATCGGCAAGCCAGTGACAGTGAGTCTGGTGCAGGGCGCCATCCCGCAGGATGAGAAATGGGCGCAAGAGCATTATCTGGATAACCTGCGCATCTATTTGCGGTTAACGCGCCAGGCCAAGGGCGAGATTGTCATTCTGCCGGAAACGGCAATTCCGTCCTTCTTGTCGGACACGCCCGACTGGTATCTGGATTACCTGCGTGCTGCGGTTGCTCCACGGGCGCTGGTCACCGGCGTGCCACTCACCGGGCAGCATGTTGAGGAATACTACAACTCGGTGATGTTCCTGACCGACCCGAAAATGCCGACCTACAGCAAGCACCATCTGGTGCCGTTTGGCGAGTTTGTGCCGCTGCCGTGGCTGTTTGGCTGGATGTATCACTACCTGAACATGCCGTTGTCGGGGTTTACGCCTGGCGGCACCAAACAAGCGGCGTTTGCCATTGGCCCGACCACCCGCCTTGCTGCCAACATCTGCTACGAAGACGTGTATGGCCGCGAAATCATCCATGCACTGCCCGAAGCTACACTGCTGGTGAACGTATCAAACCTGGCCTGGTTTGATGGCTCCTGGGCGGCGTGGCAGCAAACCCAGATGTCACAGGCGCGAGCTCTGGAAACCGGCCGGATGATGCTGCGCGCGACCAACACCGGCATGACCGCGATCATTGATAACCACGGCAAGCTGGTGTCGGTACTGGCAGAAGGGAAACGCGGAATTCTGGAAGGCACTGCGCGCAATTATGTGGGGATGACACCCTATGCGCGCTGCAGTGACTGGCTGGCCTTAGGCTTGGGCGGGCTCTTGCTGGTTCTGGCGCGGTTTCTTCGGCGCAAACACTAA
- a CDS encoding HlyC/CorC family transporter, whose translation MDEASQPTSSHKSSWLERLTHFLLREPEDRGELVEILHSAFERHLLDADALAMIEGVLNVGDMQVRDVMVPRSQMDVIDISTPLDEFVPFVIETAHSRFPVIDGGKDNVLGVLLAKDLLRYYALDEEFDLRDMLRPAVFIPESKRLNVLLKDFRNNRNHMAIVVDEYGGVAGLVTIEDVMEQIVGDIEDEYDYDESEDNIVLDRKGHWRVKGLTEIEDLNEALGADFSDEEFDTVAGLVTNKFGHVPKRGETIAFEGFRFQIVRADSRRVHSVLIEKLPELIPVTGDD comes from the coding sequence ATGGACGAGGCCTCACAGCCTACTTCGTCGCACAAGTCGTCCTGGCTTGAGCGACTGACCCACTTCCTGCTGCGTGAACCTGAAGACCGCGGCGAACTCGTAGAAATCCTCCATTCCGCTTTTGAGCGCCATCTGCTTGATGCCGATGCGCTGGCCATGATTGAAGGCGTGCTTAATGTCGGCGACATGCAAGTGCGCGACGTCATGGTGCCGCGCAGCCAGATGGACGTGATCGACATCTCTACCCCGCTGGATGAATTCGTTCCGTTTGTGATCGAAACCGCGCACTCGCGCTTTCCGGTCATTGATGGCGGTAAAGACAATGTGCTGGGCGTATTGCTGGCCAAAGATCTGCTGCGTTATTACGCGCTGGATGAAGAGTTCGATCTGCGCGACATGTTGCGTCCGGCGGTGTTTATCCCCGAATCCAAGCGCCTGAACGTGCTGCTGAAAGACTTTCGCAATAACCGTAATCACATGGCGATTGTGGTGGATGAATACGGCGGCGTGGCGGGCTTGGTGACCATTGAAGACGTCATGGAACAGATCGTTGGTGATATCGAAGACGAATACGACTACGACGAATCTGAAGACAATATCGTGCTGGACCGCAAAGGGCATTGGCGCGTTAAAGGTCTGACCGAGATCGAAGACCTGAACGAAGCGCTGGGCGCGGATTTCTCGGATGAAGAGTTCGATACGGTGGCGGGCCTGGTGACCAACAAGTTCGGTCACGTACCCAAGCGCGGCGAAACCATCGCTTTTGAGGGCTTTCGCTTTCAGATCGTGCGCGCCGACAGCCGTCGCGTGCATAGCGTGCTGATCGAGAAACTGCCTGAACTGATCCCCGTTACCGGCGACGACTAA
- the ybeY gene encoding rRNA maturation RNase YbeY → MSKKLKLALQIESQAANIPAKSLLKTWAEAALRPNVKQAEVTVRVVDAEEGQTLNREYRGKDYATNVLTFTFDEDGDMPDIPGLPLMGDLVLCAPVVEREATEQGKSLESHYCHLLVHGLLHLQGFDHLEDEEAEEMEALETQIVISLGYDDPYRMDMEQ, encoded by the coding sequence ATGAGCAAGAAACTGAAACTGGCGCTGCAGATTGAATCGCAAGCGGCCAATATCCCGGCCAAATCACTCTTGAAGACTTGGGCCGAAGCCGCGCTGCGACCCAATGTCAAACAAGCTGAAGTCACCGTGCGCGTGGTCGATGCAGAAGAAGGCCAGACCTTGAATCGCGAATATCGCGGCAAGGATTACGCCACCAACGTGCTCACCTTTACCTTCGATGAAGACGGCGACATGCCCGATATTCCCGGCCTGCCGCTGATGGGCGACCTGGTTTTGTGCGCGCCGGTGGTTGAACGCGAGGCCACCGAACAAGGCAAATCGCTCGAATCCCATTACTGCCACCTGCTGGTACACGGCTTGCTTCATCTACAGGGTTTTGATCACCTGGAAGACGAAGAGGCCGAAGAGATGGAAGCTCTGGAGACCCAGATTGTCATTTCTTTGGGTTATGATGACCCGTATCGCATGGACATGGAGCAGTAA
- a CDS encoding PhoH family protein, protein MLNTQTVSFTPVDNRRLANLCGALDENLKQIETALDVTIARRQENFKVSGHAKQLELAITALEHFYNEADDVLELDDIQLGLIELTNPSVYDEASEGVSQLRTRRADLRGRTPRQTQYIRAVQEHDITFGIGPAGTGKTYLAVACAVDALERDLVKRLVLVRPAVEAGEKLGFLPGDLVQKVDPYLRPLYDALYDLMGFDKVTKLFEKGIIEIAPLAFMRGRTLNHSFVILDEAQNSSPEQMKMFLTRIGFGSKAVITGDPTQIDLPKNQKSGLADAQEVLASVRGIALHYFTSADVVRHPLVQKIVDAYDRAGKLRDAEAAQRKAEREAQKRAEHAHKEIE, encoded by the coding sequence ATTTTGAATACACAAACCGTCTCCTTCACGCCGGTCGACAATCGCCGCCTGGCCAATCTGTGTGGTGCGCTGGACGAAAATCTCAAGCAGATCGAAACCGCGCTGGATGTGACCATTGCCCGTCGCCAGGAAAACTTCAAGGTTTCCGGCCACGCCAAGCAGCTGGAACTGGCGATCACCGCGCTGGAACACTTCTACAACGAAGCAGACGATGTGCTGGAGCTGGATGACATCCAGCTAGGTTTGATCGAACTGACCAACCCATCGGTTTACGATGAAGCCAGTGAAGGCGTGTCGCAATTGCGTACGCGCCGCGCCGATCTGCGTGGCCGCACTCCGCGCCAGACGCAATACATCCGCGCCGTACAAGAGCACGACATCACCTTTGGTATCGGACCGGCTGGGACTGGCAAAACCTACCTGGCCGTCGCTTGTGCAGTAGATGCGCTGGAGCGTGACCTCGTCAAACGTCTGGTGCTGGTCCGTCCAGCGGTGGAGGCAGGCGAAAAGCTGGGCTTTCTGCCCGGCGATCTAGTGCAAAAGGTCGACCCTTATTTGCGCCCGCTGTATGACGCGCTGTATGACCTGATGGGCTTTGACAAAGTCACCAAGCTGTTCGAGAAAGGCATCATCGAGATCGCCCCACTGGCGTTCATGCGCGGCCGCACCCTCAATCACAGCTTTGTGATTCTGGACGAAGCGCAAAACAGTTCGCCCGAACAGATGAAGATGTTTCTGACGCGGATCGGGTTTGGCTCCAAAGCGGTCATCACCGGTGATCCAACCCAGATCGACTTGCCCAAGAATCAAAAGTCTGGCCTGGCCGACGCCCAGGAAGTGCTGGCCAGCGTGCGCGGCATTGCCCTGCACTATTTCACCTCGGCCGATGTGGTGCGCCACCCGCTGGTGCAGAAAATCGTCGATGCCTATGACCGCGCCGGCAAATTGCGTGATGCTGAAGCGGCTCAACGCAAAGCTGAACGTGAAGCGCAAAAACGCGCCGAGCACGCCCACAAAGAAATCGAATGA
- a CDS encoding UPF0149 family protein encodes MPSPKDSELLATLTEAEVEELATFLESDAAPIQAMDISMLHGFLTAQLVGPEELPPDTWFSLVWGEHNEKPQWESRAQQERIEGLILRLYNHLTDELNAEPPSFTPLVYLDQERNLDIAQQWCYGFMLGTSLNPRGWKPFMDDEEAMQLIAPILDCSDEDARAEAEADGEDLAQFEHDLAAALPEVIPTIREYWLERAEAAAAPITPRGGKRPTHH; translated from the coding sequence ATGCCCTCGCCCAAAGACAGCGAATTGCTTGCCACGCTCACCGAGGCGGAAGTCGAAGAACTGGCTACGTTTCTGGAATCTGACGCCGCGCCGATCCAGGCCATGGATATTTCCATGCTGCACGGTTTTCTGACCGCACAACTGGTCGGCCCGGAAGAACTCCCGCCAGACACCTGGTTTAGTCTGGTGTGGGGTGAGCACAATGAAAAGCCGCAGTGGGAAAGCCGCGCCCAGCAAGAGCGCATTGAAGGCCTGATCCTGCGTCTGTACAACCATCTAACCGATGAACTAAATGCTGAGCCGCCGTCATTCACGCCGCTGGTGTATCTGGATCAGGAACGCAATCTGGATATCGCCCAGCAATGGTGTTACGGCTTCATGCTGGGCACGTCGCTGAATCCACGTGGCTGGAAACCGTTCATGGATGATGAAGAAGCCATGCAACTGATCGCGCCGATTCTGGATTGCTCGGACGAAGATGCCCGCGCCGAAGCGGAAGCCGACGGCGAAGACCTGGCTCAGTTCGAACATGATCTGGCCGCTGCCCTGCCCGAAGTGATCCCGACCATTCGCGAATACTGGCTGGAACGCGCTGAAGCTGCGGCGGCACCGATCACGCCGCGCGGCGGCAAGCGCCCGACACACCACTAA
- a CDS encoding YhcH/YjgK/YiaL family protein, producing MILSNLQNWQSEKGAFPPAVNTALEALAGLDLSTMTPGKYPLPTEGSFFMIQTPTTAPADTLRPEAHQQHVDIQLVLSGNERYGVAKRGQTGEHVLEDRWERHDIAFFAPPQTEAFFDLAPGMFAVFFPSDIHRPCCQAGEAPEAVRKVVVKIHRSLFGL from the coding sequence ATGATTCTGAGCAATCTGCAAAACTGGCAATCCGAAAAAGGCGCTTTCCCGCCAGCAGTCAATACTGCGCTGGAAGCGCTGGCTGGACTCGATCTCTCCACCATGACGCCGGGGAAATACCCGCTGCCAACGGAAGGATCGTTTTTCATGATCCAGACGCCGACTACCGCGCCCGCAGATACCTTGCGCCCGGAAGCGCACCAGCAGCATGTGGACATCCAGCTGGTATTGTCGGGAAACGAGCGTTACGGCGTGGCCAAGCGCGGTCAGACCGGCGAACACGTACTGGAAGACCGCTGGGAACGTCACGACATCGCCTTTTTTGCACCGCCACAGACTGAAGCCTTTTTTGACCTTGCACCCGGCATGTTTGCCGTGTTCTTCCCTAGCGATATCCACCGGCCATGCTGCCAGGCGGGAGAAGCGCCGGAAGCCGTGCGCAAAGTCGTCGTCAAAATTCATCGCAGCCTGTTCGGGCTGTGA